One part of the Bacteroidia bacterium genome encodes these proteins:
- a CDS encoding glycosyltransferase family 4 protein, with the protein MHFAVLSDPNHFHTQKWVKGLLEAGQEVSVFSFEEGEIEGANCVRINPRFSRKGQATYLSFLFSGKALLKALQEHQIDILNPINMTPYGVWGRNAHFTPMVSIAMGADILEYPPKDLDLLPESRRWEKQTTEVYGPLQGFISRLKRRFFRGQVQKALDASSLITGDNLLLVHAVREWFGIAEERVHLNRWGIEEELFKMSEVEEKGLKEKFGIADGQRVVLSPRGLKPIYQGDIIIAAFEKLLKAGRKEKYILLSAGYEIPQEVDEKAQRLSQAYPNFHYVRGLIPREEACKLWNLTDAFISAPIYDGYSNALSEGRFMGAVPIVNDIPATQELLVHKKNGWIVDPFEPQKLAEELEIVLEDVDEWKETFSAKNREWILANAHLKSNMKAFVEACEKLL; encoded by the coding sequence ATGCATTTCGCAGTCCTATCCGATCCTAATCATTTTCACACCCAGAAGTGGGTGAAAGGTCTCCTCGAAGCGGGCCAGGAGGTAAGTGTATTTTCTTTTGAGGAAGGGGAAATTGAAGGGGCGAATTGTGTGAGGATCAATCCTCGCTTTAGCAGAAAAGGGCAGGCGACCTATTTGAGCTTTCTATTTTCGGGCAAAGCTTTATTGAAAGCCTTGCAAGAACATCAGATTGATATCCTCAATCCTATCAATATGACACCTTATGGAGTCTGGGGGAGAAATGCACATTTCACGCCTATGGTCTCTATCGCTATGGGCGCGGACATCCTCGAATATCCTCCTAAGGACCTAGACCTTCTTCCTGAGTCCAGACGCTGGGAGAAACAAACTACAGAGGTTTATGGCCCATTGCAGGGATTTATTAGCCGACTCAAGCGCAGGTTCTTTCGGGGACAGGTACAAAAAGCCCTGGATGCTTCTTCCCTTATCACTGGAGATAACCTGCTTCTGGTTCATGCGGTCAGAGAATGGTTTGGGATAGCGGAGGAAAGGGTGCATCTCAATCGATGGGGCATAGAAGAGGAACTTTTCAAAATGAGTGAAGTAGAGGAGAAAGGCTTGAAGGAGAAATTCGGGATAGCCGACGGGCAAAGAGTTGTACTAAGTCCACGAGGCTTGAAACCCATTTATCAGGGCGATATCATAATAGCTGCTTTTGAAAAACTTCTGAAAGCGGGTAGAAAAGAGAAATACATTTTGCTATCTGCAGGCTATGAAATTCCGCAGGAGGTGGATGAAAAAGCGCAGCGACTTTCGCAGGCTTATCCCAATTTCCACTATGTAAGAGGCCTGATCCCCCGAGAAGAGGCTTGCAAACTTTGGAATCTGACAGATGCCTTCATTTCGGCCCCCATCTATGACGGCTACAGCAATGCCCTCAGCGAAGGCAGGTTTATGGGGGCTGTCCCCATCGTCAATGATATACCGGCTACGCAGGAGCTTTTGGTCCATAAAAAAAATGGGTGGATCGTGGACCCTTTTGAGCCGCAAAAACTGGCTGAAGAATTAGAAATTGTCCTGGAGGATGTGGATGAATGGAAGGAGACCTTTTCCGCTAAAAACCGGGAATGGATACTTGCAAATGCCCACTTGAAATCAAACATGAAAGCTTTTGTTGAAGCTTGTGAAAAATTGTTGTAG
- the gcvH gene encoding glycine cleavage system protein GcvH, translating into MSIPEGLLYSDDHEWIRIEGNIATVGITHFAQSELGDIVYVEIESLDQNVENGEVFGSVEAVKTVSDLLMPVSGTITEVNDKLEAEPELVNSDPYGDGWMIKIELDGEPDTAHLKNAAAYGEHIGA; encoded by the coding sequence ATGAGCATCCCCGAAGGTTTACTATACTCAGACGATCACGAATGGATTCGTATCGAGGGAAATATTGCAACCGTTGGTATTACACATTTCGCCCAATCCGAACTGGGTGATATTGTATATGTAGAAATTGAAAGCCTGGATCAAAATGTCGAGAATGGAGAAGTCTTTGGTTCTGTTGAGGCCGTAAAGACGGTTTCTGATCTCTTGATGCCCGTAAGTGGGACGATCACAGAGGTGAATGACAAACTCGAGGCTGAGCCTGAACTGGTAAATTCCGATCCCTACGGAGACGGTTGGATGATTAAAATCGAGTTGGACGGAGAGCCTGACACCGCTCATCTGAAAAATGCAGCTGCTTATGGCGAGCACATCGGTGCTTAG
- a CDS encoding tetratricopeptide repeat protein, producing MPPLFQMGSAGPPRFLGNGMQYFFSKSLIYVVERNFSIVESFFSLYLLNMKRTILFCLVALLSTLLWAQPSQEAELADKYFQDEEFEPALELYLKLNQKAPTEKNVQRIVACYQNLGQLDDALKYLDKSIKKKNSSILFPVMKANILEQLGEIKESDKLYEDVINKNLRNDFDFIKVGSFLYQNGKLELARKAYLQGRKRAKIPYLFANEIANISQQLGEFQNATQEYLNLYYDDFSNQSSANLSILNMVSPQSQDDIEKALLSAVDKRQSDLGLRAMLYEYYVLVENFFEAFVQVKSIDRLFQEDGSRVMNFGETMRNNKDYALSNKAYDYVIDRKKNSPYLYQAHIEKAVNGELKAFDQIPVDLVSIQAAVADYDALLKEFGYRPQYFNAIYRKSNLMVFYLNDLEPALKDLSQLVDQKQFLRLEDWAKAMLLIGDIQLIQQEYNKSKLTYNEVSESFKDRQLGALAKFKLAQLAYYKGEFKLSQALLSAIKDNTSNDISNDAIKLNLLIIDNTGLDSTTTALEIFAQAQLLNYQRLYPEALDLLDSLAFKFPNHELADEILWEKANVYLKQNDINTALTFIDRILNNFKLDIYGDDALFTKARIYDYTLKDQESAMKHYLEFLTLFPGSLYSVEVRKRIREMRQAG from the coding sequence ATGCCGCCCCTTTTCCAGATGGGCTCTGCAGGGCCTCCGCGCTTTTTAGGGAACGGTATGCAGTATTTTTTTAGTAAAAGCCTGATTTATGTAGTAGAAAGGAATTTCTCTATTGTGGAATCTTTCTTCTCTTTATATCTTCTCAATATGAAGCGAACCATCCTCTTTTGCCTTGTGGCTCTTTTGAGCACTTTGTTATGGGCACAACCTTCTCAGGAAGCCGAACTGGCTGATAAGTATTTTCAGGACGAAGAATTTGAACCCGCACTGGAATTATACCTAAAACTCAACCAGAAAGCACCTACCGAAAAGAATGTTCAGCGCATTGTTGCCTGTTATCAGAACCTCGGGCAGCTGGATGATGCCTTGAAGTATTTGGATAAAAGCATCAAAAAGAAAAACTCTTCGATCCTCTTTCCGGTCATGAAGGCCAATATCCTCGAACAGCTCGGGGAGATCAAGGAATCGGATAAACTTTACGAGGATGTCATCAATAAGAATCTGCGCAATGATTTCGACTTCATCAAAGTAGGTTCTTTCCTCTACCAAAACGGCAAACTGGAACTTGCACGCAAAGCCTATCTCCAAGGGAGGAAGCGAGCCAAAATCCCTTACTTATTTGCCAATGAAATTGCCAATATCAGCCAGCAGTTGGGCGAATTTCAAAATGCCACCCAGGAATACCTGAATCTCTATTATGATGATTTCAGCAATCAGTCTTCCGCCAATCTTTCTATCCTCAATATGGTCAGTCCTCAATCGCAGGACGATATAGAGAAAGCCTTGCTTTCTGCTGTAGATAAGCGGCAGAGCGATTTGGGTTTGCGGGCTATGCTGTATGAGTATTATGTGTTGGTTGAAAACTTCTTCGAAGCCTTTGTACAGGTAAAATCCATTGACCGCCTCTTTCAGGAAGATGGCAGCCGCGTGATGAATTTCGGAGAAACCATGCGGAATAATAAAGATTATGCCCTCTCCAATAAGGCTTATGATTATGTGATTGATCGTAAGAAGAATTCGCCTTACCTCTATCAGGCGCATATTGAAAAAGCTGTAAATGGAGAACTCAAGGCCTTTGATCAGATACCGGTTGATCTGGTTTCCATCCAGGCGGCTGTGGCAGATTATGATGCTTTGTTGAAAGAATTTGGCTATCGCCCGCAGTACTTCAATGCCATCTATCGCAAGTCCAATTTGATGGTCTTTTACCTCAATGATCTGGAGCCGGCTTTGAAAGACCTGTCACAGTTGGTAGATCAGAAGCAGTTTTTGCGTTTGGAGGATTGGGCGAAAGCCATGTTGCTCATTGGAGACATTCAGCTCATCCAGCAGGAGTACAACAAATCCAAGTTGACCTATAATGAAGTGAGCGAATCTTTCAAGGATCGTCAATTGGGCGCCTTGGCAAAATTCAAGCTCGCACAATTGGCCTATTATAAAGGAGAGTTCAAGCTTTCGCAGGCTTTGTTGAGCGCCATCAAAGACAATACTTCCAATGACATCTCCAATGATGCCATCAAACTGAATCTGCTCATCATTGACAATACCGGCCTGGACTCTACCACCACGGCTTTGGAAATCTTTGCCCAGGCACAATTGCTCAATTACCAGCGTCTATATCCCGAGGCATTGGACCTGCTCGATTCCCTCGCCTTCAAATTCCCCAATCACGAATTGGCCGACGAAATCCTCTGGGAAAAAGCCAATGTTTACCTCAAACAGAACGACATCAATACGGCCCTGACCTTCATTGACAGAATTCTGAATAACTTCAAACTGGATATCTATGGGGACGATGCCCTCTTTACCAAAGCCCGCATCTACGACTACACCCTCAAAGATCAGGAATCTGCCATGAAGCATTACCTGGAGTTTTTGACCCTATTTCCGGGGAGTTTGTATTCGGTGGAAGTGAGGAAGCGGATACGCGAGATGCGGCAGGCGGGATAG